The Dethiosulfovibrio peptidovorans DSM 11002 nucleotide sequence TTGATCCACCTGAACAGGAAGTCGGACGAACACAGCTCATTCGATATACCCTCCGATATGGACGTCGATTTCAAGATAGGGGAGAGGTTGGAGATAATACCTAATCACGCCTGTCCCACGGTTAATCTCTACGATTTCATCTACGGTGTCAAGGGTGGCGAGGTCGCCGCCCTATGGCCGGTTTCATGCAGGGGGTGTTCCAGATGAAGGCGATGAAAATTTCTTTGATGGCGGTCTTTTTTGTGGCAGTTCTCTTTATGTCCTCGTCGGCGGAGGCTCTGTCCTTCAGCATGTCTACGAAGGTAAGGGATTTCCTCTCCGACATGGATGGCGATCTTTATCTTCGATGGGGGACATACAGAGGTTTCTGATGCGAGGTTCCATCCGTCCTGGTTCAGGACGAAGAGCCTCTCTATAATCGGGATCGTTACGAGCCGATCGAGGATATGGGCGTGACCCTGTGGATCGATCGAGAGATGAAATTCCAAGACGACGTGGTCGTATTGGAAATGCAGGAATACAAGGGCGTCGTCGTGGTGTCGTGTACCTCGGTCTCGGACCAGTGAATTGAAGGAGGATCTTATCTATGGAAGTTAATTGCGTTGAGGTCCCGAAGGGAAAGGTGGTAGAGGTGTCTGGAAGATTAGATACCCTTACCGCATCAGGTTTCGAGAGTTCCGCCTTGGCTCTGTTGGGCGAGGGCGTCGGGGCCATGGTCATAGATCTGTCGGAATTGGAGTATATCAGCAGTGCCGGACTCCGTAGCATCCTTGCTGTAGCTAAAAAAGCCTCGACGGATGGGACCACCGTGTCCCTCTGTGCTATGAAGGGAGTGGTCGAGGAGGTCTTCTCTATATCCGGTTTCGACAGTTTTCTGCCGGTATATTCCACCAGAGACGAAGCTTTAGAGGCCATGTAATGGGAAGTCAGGAGCGTCGCTTTGCAGCCGATATGGGCAGTTTGGAGGATATAAGAAAGTTCGTCTTTTCCTGCCTTGCCGATATGTCGACGAAACGGAAAATGCATGTAGAGCTGGCGCTGGAGGAAACGGTCGTCAACATCTGTTCCTATGCTTACGAAGTCCCGCCGGGGGAGCTTCTTGTAAGGATATCGGACGACGGAGACCGTTATTTTCTGGAGTTCGAGGATCGAGGGGTTCCCTTCGATCCTCTCTCTTCCGACGAACCAGACGTAAGAGCCCCTATGGAGGAAAGAGGACAGGGAGGGCTTGGCATACTGTTGATTCGCAGGGTGATGGACGAGGCCCACTACAGCCGGGAAAAAGGTGTCAACCGCCTTAGATTGGTAGTGAAAAAAACATGAGACTCCGTGTTTTCTCGGAGTTTCTCTGTCTGATCCTTCTACCCTCGCTATGTTGGGGTAGCGAATTCTTCATGACCGGGGTAAGGCTCGATCTTCAATGGTACCCTCAGTCCCAGTTTGCAGGGTACTACGTGGCCTACGAGAAGGGGATGTACCTCCGAAGAGGGCTGAACGTCTTCGTCTACAGAGGAGGTCCGGACAGAGATCCCATGGAGGCATTGAGGCGCAGGGAGGCCGATTTCGTGACAGCCTTTCTCACCGGTGCCATGGTCTATCGGGAAAGAGGGCTCCCTCTCGTCAATTTGGCACAGGTGGTCAACGAAGGCAATTTACTGCTCGTGGCACAAAAGAAAGACGGTATATCTGAGATCTTTGACCTGGATGAAAAGAGGATAAGCATGTGGGGAGACCACTTTTCCGGAGCCTACAGGGGGTTTTTTGCCGCTCACGGTATCTCTCCCGAGATAGTTCCCCAGTTCTATTCGATAGACCTGTTCCTCCGGGGAGGGGTCGTCGCCT carries:
- a CDS encoding STAS domain-containing protein yields the protein MEVNCVEVPKGKVVEVSGRLDTLTASGFESSALALLGEGVGAMVIDLSELEYISSAGLRSILAVAKKASTDGTTVSLCAMKGVVEEVFSISGFDSFLPVYSTRDEALEAM
- a CDS encoding ABC transporter substrate-binding protein; protein product: MRLRVFSEFLCLILLPSLCWGSEFFMTGVRLDLQWYPQSQFAGYYVAYEKGMYLRRGLNVFVYRGGPDRDPMEALRRREADFVTAFLTGAMVYRERGLPLVNLAQVVNEGNLLLVAQKKDGISEIFDLDEKRISMWGDHFSGAYRGFFAAHGISPEIVPQFYSIDLFLRGGVVACSAMSYNEYGRILQAGYRQEDLTVISLKDEGFGFPEDGIYCLESTLKDHPTVCRDFVKASLEGWKYAAEHPEEAVDIMMKYAKRAKVPANRVHMKRMLETILPSIVPDSSDLWSFGRLSMSDYLDTAFMMEERALIREVVSFDDFVKTVFEDED
- a CDS encoding ATP-binding protein; this encodes MGSQERRFAADMGSLEDIRKFVFSCLADMSTKRKMHVELALEETVVNICSYAYEVPPGELLVRISDDGDRYFLEFEDRGVPFDPLSSDEPDVRAPMEERGQGGLGILLIRRVMDEAHYSREKGVNRLRLVVKKT